The genomic DNA GATTCAGACTGATCTCAGAGACTCAAAAGGTAGATCTCTCGAGAATTCTGATTTCGTTTCCCTTGGAGTTCAAACATCTTCTGAATCCTAATTTCTTACAAAAGCTTTCACTGTAAATTTTTTGTATAGGTTGAAAGATCGAGCATTCTGGTTAAATTAGCAAGATGTCTGACATTTCCATTGACGCATTGGTAAGCCTGCAAATGGTTTTTCACATTCTTGATCTTTCGAGCCTATTCGTGGATCCTATATGATTTTCGAAGTTTGTCTCTAATTCGCGTTTGGTCTTCtatctaaaaattatttttagggCCAAGCAATGGGTGACTTTAGTAATCATGAGAAACATGGATTTGATTTAGGAGCATTTGTTGGGGACTTGGCTTTTGAAGAAGATTCAGGCAGGTAAACCTTCTAATGTCTTCTGCTTCTCTTTATTATTCTGCTTAGAATAATCTCCTATCGCACTTGATCTAATAGACATTActcttttcaatttgatttgttGGGCAGTGAGGATATATCATTGGAAGGGCTTCAACAAGAGCTAGAAGAATGTCAAAGTGATGAGGTTAGCTATTCACAGAACTgagatcaaaattttgaaagctGAAACTAAGAATGTGGATTAGTCGTAAACTGTTGGATCCCATGGATATGATGTCCTATCTTATCTTGTTTGTGTGTCAGCTCAGGTTGTTTCCAATATACTATCCAGTGGTGCCAAACTTAGAGACTATGCAAAAGGGGTAGAGAACAATCTACGAAAGGTTGAATTGGATTCAATTGAGGTTGCTATTTCTCTTACCTCTGTTACATTGTAGCACTTGTTATTGTCTACTTGCCATGTAACATATTTTTCCCCCTCTACGAGTTTGGGAATTTTTTCAACATTGTGAGTAGcttatttaaatatttaccCTCCATGAATACCCAGGATTACATAAAAGAAAGTGATAATCTAGTCTCACTTCACGATCAGATTCGTGACTGTGACAGCATCCTCTCACAAATGGAAACTCTCCTCAGTGGATTTCAGGTACTGTATTTGAAAATTAGTCATTTATAtagtttgtgtgtgtgtctgtgtgtgtgtgtgtatgggCTTCTTTCTCCACTTTGATACATGTATCTATATTTTCCTTGTAATCTGATTTCGCACTTTGCTTCTTTTCTTTCAGGAAGAGATTGGTTCTATAAGTTCAGACATAAAGATTCTTCAAGAAAAGTCAATGGACATGGGTTTGAGATTGAAAAACCGCAGGGTATATAGCCAATCAGTAACTGCTATCAGTTAGTGTTATCTCTTGCTGCTTCCACACGTGACTTATCCAAATGAGCTCTTCTATTTGAACAGGTGGCTGAATCAAAGCTAGCCAAATTTGTCGAAGACATTATAGTGCCACCGAAGATGATCGATGTAATTGTTGATGGAGAGGTAATTTTCTAAATCCTGCTTTGGTAGGGTTCAAGATTTGTGGTATCTCGTCATGTTGTGTATGTGTctatttttcttattgtttCTGATGCTGTAAGAAATTACTGATTTGGCGCATATGCTGTACTATGGCAAACGtgggaaaaatagaaaaacaacaTGTTCTGGTTAAGCTTTGGTATATGCTGCCACAATGTGCAATACTAGTAGAActaaaatgtattaaataatcTTCATATAGTCCTTACTGTATGTCACCTGAGTACGTGTTTGGGTAAAACTGTAAGGGTGCATTTAGGCCAACATTGGATTGTTGAGTTGGTTTTTTATTGTTAATCTGATAAGTCGTAGTATTTTCCTTATTCAGGTGAATGAAGAGTATATGAAAACGCTCGAAATTCTGAGTAAGAAGCTGAAATTTGTAGAAGCAGATCAAGCAGTTAAAAGCTCAAAAGCTTTAAAAGATGTAGAGCCTGAGCTCGAAAAGCTCCGGCAAAAGGCTATTTCCAAGGTTATAGATCTACTTTCTCTGTTACCTGATACCGGACAATTATAGATTTCGTATAAGGGAGTGTGTTAGGTACAAAAAGTTACGTACCTTTTGACTCAAAATAGACATTTGATacttatatatttcttaaagtTGTTAATTGTTGGATAGATAAGTACAGAACAATTATGTTCCTGATAAACCCAACTTATTTTACCTCATTGATATGAATCATTGTTCCTTCTCTCTAAAAGTTCTCATCTGGGGTAAATTCAATGAATTTGTAGTATTGTATTAATTCTGCGTCATTTGTGTTTGTTCTCTTCCAAATGACGACAGAGCATTCTAAATGTGTACTCATGCAAGATTTATTTCCGTTTTGCAggtgtatgattttattgtcCAGAAGCTTATCGCCCTTAGGAAACCGAAAACAAACATTCAAATTCTTCAACAAAGTGTGTTATTAAAGTACAAGTGAGTTATGCTCTCCAGGCCCCTTTATTTGCTTAGACATCATGAAACTACTATACTACAACATTTCCTGTCTTGCATGTATGTTTCTGTTAACTATTTTCTCATACATGTGTTTGTGGTTATCAAATATCAACTTACAGATGATTTGCTTGCTTTGGGTTTTACCTGTGTGATGTTAGCGAAGTTGTTTGAATTTAACATGTTACTGGTGTCCAGCTTGATATTATATTGCTTCTACCGTAAATATATGTGGATATGTACTTCACTCACcaattatattttaatgataGGTATATTATCTCCTTCCTCAAAGAACATGGAAAAGAAGTGTTTATGGATGTTCGTGCTGCCTACATTGATACCATGAACAAGGTGATATTCTTTATCTTGTTTGATTGCTTGCACCATCCTGCAACTTCTTTATATAGTCTTAGTTGGATGAGAAAGGATAAACAGATAGATTTGTCTTAGGTTAATCTCTGTAATGTACGGTAGTGAATACAAACATCCAATTGCACGTTACATGCAAGTAGTTATTCTATTGTGTATTCTCGCAAGAGTTGGACAAAGCtagttattttctttgttgattGAGCTTTGATGATTAAAGGCTGTATGCAGGTTATAGATAAAAGTGGTGTTTGTTAGCTTAGGCTTTCAATTGTTGTTACACCTAATGTATTGTGAGATCTGATTTCAGGTGTTAAGTGCACATTTTCGTGCTTATATTCAAGCCCTTGAGAAGCTACAGTTAGATATAGCCACAGCATATGACTTGATTGGGGTGGAGACTAGAACCACTGGCCTCTTCTCCAGAGCAAGGGAGCCACTAAAGAACCGTTCTGCCGTTTTTGCTTTGGGTGAGAggataaaaattataaaggtATTCATTAACAGCGATTAGCATTTCTGATTGACTTTTTCGACCATTCTACATCCTCTGgcagatttattatataaactgaGTTGCCTTTCTGACTCTTAATACAAAAGATGGTACTAGGTGTGCGTCTTTACAAATAGATTAGAAGTTGTATTAACTTAATATACACCATTATATAGGAGTGCCCACTGCCCACTTTGATTTTTAGttcagatatttttgttttaggttcGAAATTATAGGAATCAAATCATTGACTCATTTCAGTGTTGTACTTTCTACGATATGTGTCCGTAATTTGAAGGCTCCTCAAATAGAtgtatgttttgatttgttttttgtcaCTTTCAATTTGCATTAATGTAGTTGAgtatcaaaatttgttttttctggtATAGAAGAAGTAAATCCAAAGTTTGTTTAGTTTAACCATATTAGGTACCCCTATTATATTCTAAAAGTTTGTTGAAAGACTTAAGTTTCAGTATGTCTGCTGTAGGAAATTGATCAACCTGCTTTGATCCCTCACATAGCCGAAGCTAGCTCGCTCAAATATCCTTATGAAGTGCTCTTCAGGAGCTTGCACAAGCTACTTATGGATACAGCTACTTCTGAGTTCTGTTGATATTTCCCCTTTTGTATTTATGTTACTTTCCCTCACCTCTCAACCTCCTAATgtcatttgttttcattttaacaGGTATATATTTTGTGATGATTTCTTTGGTGAAGAGTCCATATTCTATGAAATCTTTGCAGGTAAATTCTAATTTATCTCCCTTTGGCTATACCAAACTATGTGGATATTGATAACTGTTTAAAAGCACATCAGTATATCTTGTACTCTTGTAGAAATCCTCGCAACATAGTTAAGTTCGTTACTTAGTTGTTACAGATTTGATATGGTGTGAGCAGCATTTAAGAAATTACCTTGCCTTCTTCCGGATAGAAAGCTGAACCCTTCTACTTTACGATTGATATGATAATAATAgcatttttttggaaatatactGAACTTTCCATGGCACAGGTCCATTTTCTGTCATTGANGTTGTACTTTCTACGATATGTGTCCGTAATTTGAAGGCTCCTCAAATAGAtgtatgttttgatttgttttttgtcaCTTTCAATTTGCATTAATGTAGTTGAgtatcaaaatttgttttttctggtATAGAAGAAGTAAATCCAAAGTTTGTTTAGTTTAACCATATTAGGTACCCCTATTATATTCTAAAAGTTTGTTGAAAGACTTAAGTTTCAGTATGTCTGCTGTAGGAAATTGATCAACCTGCTTTGATCCCTCACATAGCCGAAGCTAGCTCGCTCAAATATCCTTATGAAGTGCTCTTCAGGAGCTTGCACAAGCTACTTATGGATACAGCTACTTCTGAGTTCTGTTGATATTTCCCCTTTTGTATTTATGTTACTTTCCCTCACCTCTCAACCTCCTAATgtcatttgttttcattttaacaGGTATATATTTTGTGATGATTTCTTTGGTGAAGAGTCCATATTCTATGAAATCTTTGCAGGTAAATTCTAATTTATCTCCCTTTGGCTATACCAAACTATGTGGATATTGATAACTGTTTAAAAGCACATCAGTATATCTTGTACTCTTGTAGAAATCCTCGCAACATAGTTAAGTTCGTTACTTAGTTGTTACAGATTTGATATGGTGTGAGCAGCATTTAAGAAATTACCTTGCCTTCTTCCGGATAGAAAGCTGAACCCTTCTACTTTACGATTGATATGATAATAATAgcatttttttggaaatatactGAACTTTCCATGGCACAGGTCCATTTTCTGTCATTGATGAGCACTTCAATCCTGTTCTTTCAAACTGTTTTGATGCTATCGGCCTGATGCTCATGATTCGCATAATACACCACCACCAGGTATTAACGCTAACCCAACTAAGTGGCAATACATATGTGAGAATGCACTGAAAGTTAATGGTCCAGTGAAGTATGGttagatatatattatctcAGCATTGGAAGGATGAGTCTTAATGTCTCTCGAACTAAAGATTCAGAGACACTGGCTTAGGAAAGATGTTTCTAGATTACATACCTTCAACTGCTCCATATAGGCGTTCCACCCCAGTCTATATTTTGCCTCAACTGTATGATTATCTAGTATAgcttaaattttacttattttcatGATTCCGGCCTTTTGCAAGGGCCATGATAGTTTTTGTGTCCACTAAGTGTCAAGCAATGCTCAATTTCCCTCCTTTTTTTACAGCTTATTATGTCTCGGCGGAGGATTCCATGCCTGGATTCATATCTGGACAAGGTTCATAACTCTCTATCTCTTTTATTCTGTTTGATATACTCTTTAAGTATATATGTAGCAGTTAAAGCAATAAAAAGGATTCATTATTACTGTGCTCATCTGCAGCTGTTTTCACTTGGtcattatatgtgttttttttttgggtacaacTTGGAAACATGGTTGATTTCAATCTCATTTTACTTTTAAGTATAAGCTTATAGATGCGGCTATGGTTGATTTCCTTAGATTCCATAGTCCTCTCTAAATgaatcttttacatttttcaaacGGAGCAGGTTAATATATCATTGTGGCCTCGTTTCAAGATGGTGTTTGACTCACACCTCAGCAGTCTGCGAGATGCAAACATTAAGACATTATGGGAAGATGATGTTCATCCTCACTATGTCATGAGGCGTTATGCTGAATTCACGGCTTCGTTTATTCACCTGAATGTTGAATATGGAGATGGGCAGGTTCGTTATAAGCATTGGCTCTGTCTCCAATGATATGTGTTACTGAGCTCGTCGCTTAATCATCGCTTGAAATTATCTATGACCCCTGCAGCTTGATATAAATCTGGAGCGGTTAAGAATGGCTGTAGATGGCTTGATCCTCAAGCTTGCGAAGTTGTTCCCAAGGCCAAAGCAGCAAATTGTGTTTCTCATAAACAACTACGATATGACAATTGCTGTGCTGAAGGTGAGTTGAACCCTTGGCCGTCTCATGTTAAGTGCACCCTAAAATGCCTTTTGTGAATCAGTCAGCATATCCAAACTTTTTACGAATCATTATTCTATCTATTGAATCTATCCTACCAGAATAATATCTTAAACTCATCTTCTGGTATTTTAGGAAGCGGGACCAGATGGTGGGAAAATTCAAATGCATTTTGAGGAATTGCTAAAGAGCAACACTTCGTTATTTGTGGTAAGGGCCAATGTTGCAATTTGATTATCTTAACTTTTCGAAGTTTTGGTGCCTTTATAATTTGTGTCATGATTAGAACACAAGCATGGCTTTGTAGTAGCGATGTCAACACAGCCTCGTTCAAGTTTCAATAATGGTGACTTTTGTTTGGTCAAGATAAACAAAGACCGTAGACAAATGCTaacatttgttattattatgtgTCCGTTATCTTGAATCATGGTTTTTTAATCTCGCAGGAAGAACTGCTGGTGGAACATTTCAGTGATTTGATCAAATTTGTGAAAAGTCGAGCTTGTAAGGAACTTCTGTCTTTCTTGTTCTTGCACACATCATTTAAGTCAAAATAAACCACTAAACTGTAATAATATGTAGCAGCTGAGGATTCAAGTTCAAATCCAGAGAGGTCCATAACAATTGCTGAAGTAGAGCCATTGGTGAGGGACTTCGGAAGCAGATGGAAGACAGCGATTGAGTTGATGGACAAAGATATCATAACTTCGTTCAGTAACTTCTTGTGCGGTATGGATATCTTGAGAGCTGCATTGACACAACTATTGCTCTATTACACAAGACTCACAGACTGCATCAAGAAGATAGATGGTGGATCTGCTCTGAACAGGGATCTTGTCTCCATTCAATCTATCATGTACGAGATCAGGAAATACTCCAAGACGTTCtgaaaaaaacatacatatgtGGTTGCTTATGAAAAGTATTGTAAGATAAGTCAATCTTTCTAAGCTAGTGAATCTAAAGCGCCAGGTATTATGGGTTATATGATgtatctttcaaaaccagttAGAGTTCCTGTAATATCTTTTGATACTGTTATCCCACTTTACGGTTATTTTCACAGCCTGAGTGAGTGTATGGAAAACTTTCATGGGAATGTCTATCCACAATTCACTATTGTCAAAGGTATAAAATTAGTGTAACAAGGATGAGAAAATTGAGAAAGGAGAGGACAGAGAATGCAGTTAGCCATGGCTGAAAACATAAACTTTTTACTGGTTAGAAGTTGCAACCTAATATTTACTTTAATCTAGTATAGCAAAATTACAAATTAGTTTTTGATTAAAGATgtaataaagttaattaaaataaatatattatataataaattgtatgttaagtatttaattaattatttcgtATACACTTCAATTTATATTGTTGtagtaatataaattgtttgttttcttttagatataaaatttcTCTTAAAAGATCTCTGAAAAGTTATTTTATTCCtgtcaaaatattaaattttagataaaatcaTTAACAGAGGTGAATCCTAGCAGAACTCCCATTCCTAGGGCTGGGCTTATTAACATAAAGACCCTAATATCAGATTCTGTTTACAGTTGTGAATATTTCTAGGTCAGAGAGCCCATCGGCTCACAGAAGTGAATTATTTGAAGGTTTTTACTAGTTACTCAAAATCGGTAAATATTATTTGaaggtttttttggttttttctcttttccccgACAATATCTGTAAGAGAAAAAACGAGAATATACTTTCTGAGATTGAACCGTCATTAATTATCATCCCTAAGTCTTATATATTCAGTAAGAAATTAACGTCAAACAATTAACGTACCTGACTTGGATGATAAGGAAGCTTGCTGAAATCTCTTTCTCACGATCGAAGTCAGAACCACAAGCTTCGTATATATCAAGTCTCTTATCGAAGTTTTGCGTCTATTATTCTCTCTGGTCGTCTTCTATCTAAGAAGAACATAGGGTCAAGCTATGGGTGACTTCAGTAATCTTGAGAAACATGGATTTGATTTCGGAGCGTTAGTCGGAGACTTGGCTTTTGAAGATGATTCGTGCAGGTACGTAACATTCTCATGTTTCTTCTGTTTACCTCAATTCAAGTATATATTACAAATCTATGGTTCTGCTTCTATTTCGTTTTGCCCCATGGCCATTCATACATCGACATTACTCTtgtcaactttttttgttgggCCGTGAGGATATATCATTGGAAGGGCTTCAGCAAGAACTAGAAGAATGTCAAACTGATGGGGTGAGATCAAACGGTTCTTTTGAGTTACTCTGTACATGGATAGACTTTTATATTCCAAGGATATGATCTGATGTCTTCTCTATCTTGTTTGTGTGAAAGCTCAGGTTGTTGCCAATATACTCTCCAGTGGTGCCAAACTTAGAGAATACGCAAAAGGTGTAAGAAAACAATCTACAGAAGGTTCAATTGGATTCCATTCAGGTTGCTCTTTAATTTCTATACTCTCTTACTTGTGATACATTGTGGCACCTTGTTATTTTCTACTTGCATACAAGTTTTGGTGATGAGTAACTTACTTTTATACCATCCATGTGAATACACAGGATTACATAAAAGAAAGTGATAAGCTAGTCTCACTTCACGATTAGATTCGTGACTGTGACAGAATCCTGTCACATATGGAGACTGTCCTTAGTGGATTTCAGGTACTTGACACATTAATCATTGTTATatgattttgtgtgtgtttatggACTTTTGCTTGATAGGAGAATATGCTACTCTTGGTATACTTATATAGGTTTGTAAACTAATTACCCTCTTTGCGTCTTTGTTTCTGTCAGGAGGAGATTGGTTCTAAAAGTTCAGACATaaagattcttcaagaagagTCAATGGACATAAGTTTGAGACTGAAAAATCGCAGGGTATAAGCCAATGAGAAACCACTATTAGTATTTGTTATGCTAACCTGTGTGGTATTTGCTATCTATTTCACTCATTAAAATGAGCTCTTCTATGTGAACAGGTGGCTGAATCAAAGCTAGCAAAAAATTTCGAAGACATTATAGTGCCACCAAAGATGATCGTTGTAATTGTTCATGGAGAGGTATTTTTCTAATTCCTGTTTTTATGTAGCTCTTTTGTTCTGTTAGGGTGTCGGATTTTAGGATCTTTGCATGTGTTTGTGGTGCTGTATAATCATATGATGTACTCTTTCTTCAGGTGAATGAAGAGTATAtgaaaacactccaaattctgAGCAACAAGCTGAAATTTATAAAAGCAGATCCCGCGGCTAAAAGTTCGAAAGCTTTAGAAGATGTAGAGCCTGAGCTTGAAAAGCTCCGCCAAAAAGCTATTTCCAAGGTTAACTTGATCCTTaacaatttatgtatttttatgttGTACGTTTGACTTCTTCTATGATGTCGCTGAAAGTAGTGTAAGCTAACTAAATCTGTTCTTATGTAggtgtatgattttattgtcCAGAAGCTTATAGCCTTGAAGTAACCCAAAACAAACATTCAGATTCTTCAACAGAGTGTGTTATTAAAGTACAAGTGAGTCATGTCTCTTCAAGGCCCTTTGACTTGGTTTAGTTAGTGGAATTACTATTGGACAACATTTCCCTAGCTCTTGAATGCatattgtattgattttttcttaTGCAATTTTAATGATAGGTGTATAATCTCTTTCCTCAAAGAACATGGAAAAGAAGTGTTTATGGATGTCCGTGCTGCAGACATTGATACCATGAACAAGGTGATATTCTTTATCTTGTTTGATTGCTTGCACCATCCTGCAACTCCTTTATATAGTCTTAGCTACATCCAGTTGCACTTTACATGCCAGTTGTTCTTCATTCGAGCCTTTTGTCTCGCTTAGAGATAGATAAAGTTAGTTTTTACTTTGTTGAATGAGCTATGATAAGAAAAAGGCTGTATGTATGTTATATAAGACTTACAATTGTCGTAACATCTAATGTAATGTGAGATCTGGTTTCAGGTGTTAAGTGCACATTTTCGTGCTTATATTCAAGCACTTGAGAAACTACAGTTAGATATAGCCACAGCGAATGACTTGATTGGGGTGGAGACTAGAAGAACCACTGGTCTCTTCTCAAGAGCTAGGGAGCCACTAAAGAACCGCTCTGCCGTTTTTGCTTTGGGTGATAGGATAAATATTATAAAGGTAATTATATTATCCAGTGATAAGCATTGCTGATTGATTTTTAAGACATAAATCGAGTTACTCCTACCTTCACTTGACATTTTCTGTCTGATGCAGGAAATTGATCAACCTGCATTGATCCCGCACATAGCCGAAGCTAGCTCTCTCAGATATCCTTATGAAATGCTCTTCAGAAGCTTGCACAAACTACTTATGGATACAGCTACTTCTGAGTTCTGTTTATTTTTCCCCCTTTTCCATTTGTGTTATATATTGTTGCTCATAGCTCAGGGTTAATGacatttgttttcattttaacaGGTACTTATTTTGTGATGAGTTCTTTGGTGAAGAGTCCATATTCTATGAAATTTTTGCGGGTAATTTCTAAATCTATCTCCCTTTTGCTTTTTGGTAGCTGTATAACTCCTTCCAAGATAATTACAATGGTTGTTACAAATATGGTAGTATCtaagaaatttatttttctgCTTTCGGATAGAAAGTTAAACTCCTACTGTATAATTGATATAATAATGATATTAGCAATCTTTTCTTGGGTAAATTCTGAATTCTCCATGGTACAGGTCCATTCTCTGTCAT from Camelina sativa cultivar DH55 chromosome 7, Cs, whole genome shotgun sequence includes the following:
- the LOC104701792 gene encoding vacuolar protein sorting-associated protein 52 A, translating into MSDISIDALGQAMGDFSNHEKHGFDLGAFVGDLAFEEDSGSEDISLEGLQQELEECQSDEVVSNILSSGAKLRDYAKGVENNLRKVELDSIEDYIKESDNLVSLHDQIRDCDSILSQMETLLSGFQEEIGSISSDIKILQEKSMDMGLRLKNRRVAESKLAKFVEDIIVPPKMIDVIVDGEVNEEYMKTLEILSKKLKFVEADQAVKSSKALKDVEPELEKLRQKAISKVYDFIVQKLIALRKPKTNIQILQQSVLLKYKYIISFLKEHGKEVFMDVRAAYIDTMNKVLSAHFRAYIQALEKLQLDIATAYDLIGVETRTTGLFSRAREPLKNRSAVFALGERIKIIKEIDQPALIPHIAEASSLKYPYEVLFRSLHKLLMDTATSEYIFCDDFFGEESIFYEIFAGPFSVIDEHFNPVLSNCFDAIGLMLMIRIIHHHQLIMSRRRIPCLDSYLDKVNISLWPRFKMVFDSHLSSLRDANIKTLWEDDVHPHYVMRRYAEFTASFIHLNVEYGDGQLDINLERLRMAVDGLILKLAKLFPRPKQQIVFLINNYDMTIAVLKEAGPDGGKIQMHFEELLKSNTSLFVEELLVEHFSDLIKFVKSRASEDSSSNPERSITIAEVEPLVRDFGSRWKTAIELMDKDIITSFSNFLCGMDILRAALTQLLLYYTRLTDCIKKIDGGSALNRDLVSIQSIMYEIRKYSKTF